A genomic window from Camelus ferus isolate YT-003-E chromosome X, BCGSAC_Cfer_1.0, whole genome shotgun sequence includes:
- the RPA4 gene encoding replication protein A 30 kDa subunit produces the protein MSKDGSGSCGSISAVGGASGGSDPPPLGRVALATKSTRSRVRIQDIVPCCVSQLLTSTLFDNVFKIRGIEISQVSIVGIIRQAEKAANCVLYKIDDMTAKPIEVRQRIGRDKAKQGVTLLPVGVYAKVFGILRCSAEVKSLEVLKIRVLEDMNEFTTHILETVNAHMVLDKALQAASGQSTPVAPFDMDEAQKHSECHPDFLWKEVLRLIQECPRQEGKSIGELLEELRNLSIGTIKQTINYLTTEGHIYPTVDGEHFKSAN, from the coding sequence ATGAGTAAGGATGGGTCTGGGAGCTGTGGCAGCATCTCTGCCGTGGGTGGAGCCAGTGGAGGCAGTGACCCACCGCCTCTGGGCAGGGTAGCTCTTGCTACTAAGTCCACACGATCCAGGGTACGAATCCAGGATATTGTACCTTGTTGTGTAAGCCAGCTGCTCACCTCTACTCTATTtgataatgtcttcaagattagAGGAATCGAGATTTCCCAGGTGTCTATCGTGGGAATAATCCGACAGGCAGAGAAAGCTGCAAACTGCGTTCTTTACAAGATTGATGATATGACCGCCAAGCCTATTGAGGTTCGCCAGAGGATCGGCAGAGATAAAGCAAAGCAGGGGGTGACTCTGCTTCCAGTGGGGGTCTATGCCAAAGTGTTCGGTATCCTCAGATGTTCTGCGGAGGTGAAGAGCCTTGAGGTGTTGAAAATCCGCGTCCTGGAGGATATGAACGAATTCACCACACACATTCTAGAAACGGTCAACGCACACATGGTGCTTGATAAAGCTCTCCAAGCGGCCTCTGGGCAGAGCACCCCTGTTGCTCCGTTCGACATGGATGAAGCCCAGAAGCACAGTGAGTGCCACCCTGACTTCCTCTGGAAGGAGGTGCTGCGTTTGATTCAAGAGTGTCCTCGACAGGAAGGCAAGAGCATTGGTGAGCTCCTGGAGGAGCTTCGCAACCTGAGTATTGGGACCATCAAGCAAACCATTAATTACCTGACCACCGAGGGCCACATCTACCCCACCGTGGATGGGGAGCATTTTAAATCTGCTAATTGA